The following DNA comes from Capsicum annuum cultivar UCD-10X-F1 chromosome 7, UCD10Xv1.1, whole genome shotgun sequence.
CAAAGACCATATAAAGAGTCAAAATTCTCCTCATCCCACCGATGTGGAATGCAACACCCAAACTCACGCTCAAATATGGACATCGGGAGCATGAACAATTTAATATGGGAACTCAACATCGGCAAACCATAAATTAGAACTGCCGACTCTGATAACATGTTAAATGGGCCTTCGGCCTAACTAAACCccaaaagttagctcatgaggggagaaTTACCCAAGACCATATAAAGAGTCCAAAATCTTCTCatcccaccgatgtgggactcaaCATTTATAATACAATTTGAAGTTACAATAGAGaactttctttctatttttacgtCAGCTTTAATTTATATGGTTGCTAGTACTATTACAAACGCTTTTATGACCTAGCTAAATATTATGTAGTTCGACTTAAATTTTCCTTCAACATtcatttatcttttcttttttggggggTACATACCTCTTTGAGGTTTGAACACTCTCCACTAAAATCCTAGCTACGCCACTGCTAATGTCCAATACAATATTCAGTTCACGATACGTATATCAGTCAAGAACTTAAGCTACTTCATCCCAGCCCTTGTATTTTGAGATAACAAAAGCCAACCAACAAGGAAAACCAAGGAGCTAGAAAACAGACAAAGATAATTCATTGAATTTCTATCTATGGGTGTAACcaatcaaagaaaaaagaaaagttgatttaTTGATTTGGAGCTTAAAGTTAAAGCCGTACGAGTAGGGTCAACATCACCTATTTTTATTGCTGAAAAGAGAATACTAACTTTTATAGCCCATGCTGAATTCagtaaaagataaaaacaaaGAAGGGTAAGGTGACCAACCTTTTTGAAATGGTGAAGTTTGAGGAAACAAGCAGCACGATTGCTATGGAGAGCGATCTTTTGGGATTTGTTTTTAGCCAAAGAAAGAGCATCGGTATAATACAGGAGAGCTTCGGAGTACTTAGCTTCCCTGTACATCTGGTGAGCTCTTTCGATCTTGTTTATCGTTGCCGATGACGAAGCCATCGTTGAATTCCAATTGAATCGAATAATAAGTAATACAGTAAGAGTTCAATTTGAAAATTGTGGGGGAGGTCGGAGATAACCAAGTAGTCTTACTCCGATTCCAAATCCTTCCACCTGTCTCGTCattgaaaaaaacaaaatgattagCTTCTATTTGGTACTAgcgtaaaataatttaattttgaatattttactagagtaaaatgacaaaaatagtcTCTTGATTATGCTTATGATGAGAAGTTTGGTTCTTCAAGTTTACTAAAAACATTTCTATGGAATTTTTGAGTTGCATGCTATTCcgaaaacaacttctctacttgtgaaattttataaaatttaatttaatcaatattatgattcAACTAAACTAATTCAAATAAAGACGAGTTCAATGACaacatatatatagtgtatgaATATGCAATATGGTTCCTTAGGcttcaattcaaaatatttacttACACTTAACGTTTGCATCGAGTCGAAAAATATATTGCATGTGTCTTTTATATATTACGGCGTATCACTTAAAAACACAATTGAATCGCCTCAATTTGTCACTTAAATCATTTAATCAAATTCATTGTCAAGTCGAAggatccttggttaataataccACACATTTTAAGAGAGCTTCGGGTTACAAAAATTTCGATCCTTACGAAACAAACAAGCATAAGCAAAATATTTACATCGTTCACAAAGGCCTTTTAGACTCAAACGTTTTGAACTTTTAAACTCTAATAAGGGGAAAGAAGACATTAAATTATCTATTAATATGATTTATATACATATCGAATGTAAGTATTTTTATTGCTAAAAATACGTCAACACGTGCTATGTTTTTTCCAAAATCGACCGTTGGGtaatttcaaatacaaaaagGACCGTTAAAAGGGGGCCTCCACTTTACATTTTGCCCCCGCTCTCCCAAAATACAACTCTTTCGATCTCTGAAATGGCGGATGAAAATAGCAACAGCAGCAACAACACTTCAATAATGGAATCGAAGCCTTTACACCCACTTCATCAAATCGCTGAAACCCCAACTCACAAGTTGCTTCTCAAACAATGGCTCAAAGAAGAAGAACTCATCCTCAACAGAATCGCCACCAAAGAAACTCAAATCGATTCGGTCCGTAATGAAATCACCCAGCTCTACTGCATCTTCTTCCTGTTCCATTCGATTTCGCTTATGCTTTTATTCAGTGCTTCGTCGAAATCGGGGCTTTGCCACCGTTCTTGGATCCCGTCTGTGTGTTCGCTTCTCTGTTCTATGGGGATCATTTGGGCTGTTAGGTACAAGACGGATACGGAGAGTCACTTGGAGAAAATGttggagagagagaaagaggatgGGAAATTGCTGGCCAAGTGTGTGGAGGAGTTGAAGAGAAAAGGGATGGAATTTGATTTGTTGAAGGAAGTTGATGCTCTTAGGAGGGCTAAGAGTTTGAGGGCTGAAGCTAAGGTTGTTAGAAAATGGTCTGCTAGAGATTTtctctctttgtttttcttctctGCTTCTTGTTTGGTACTTGCTTTAATAAGGACCATTTTGTGTGGTTGAAGATGGCCTGTCTGTGTCTTCTCTTTTATGCTCTGCAACTGAAAAGTCTGAAGCTTTTATGCTTCTTTAATAATGTAGTACACTAGTAGTAGTAAGAGAAAATTGCTTGTGGGGAGGTCAAGGGAAGTTGCAGAATATACCGTTCTGCCTTCGGTTCTTTGGgtattctttttgtattttttggactCGACAGAATCATATATGGCAATGAAATCTTATCATTTCAGctcttttttgtgttttgtttggttgattggtggattgttttgtttACGCATATGTAGTTCCTTGTTCAATAGTAATAATTTGGCTATTGGTGGCATATGCATTTTATATTGATAGAGATCCCAACTCATTCCTAGTAACTATGGATTGATGATCCCAACTCATTCCTAGTAACTATGGATTGATTGTACCTACCTAACTACGTGGTAGTGGTCTAGGGAGCGTAATTGCTTAGAGGGCGGAAGAATTAGGAGTTCTCAACACGACCATCACCCTCTCCCCTTTAAATGTCAATATTGTGTAGCTTTTAGTCTTAGGTAAAAGTATTCCTTAAATCGACGAAAAGGTATACACAAAGGGTTACATGCAGAAAGAATCTCAAGAAAGATGAGATCTTCAAAGCGCAAACAAAAGGTTAAATGTTTATCTGATGTCTAGCTTCATCAAATATACAAGATTTCATATACCCTCTCCAATGATCAGTGAGCATCGGTGTGTCAGCACCTGATGGTGAATAATTTGTAGTCGCGGCTGTACTTGTACCCTCTGATGAATTGTGCATTTGCGAAGAATGATCGATCATGAAGCTTGTTGTATCTTTAAATTTCCAGACGGTCTGATGAATTGTGCATTTGCGAAGAATGATCAATCATGAAGCTTGTTGTATCTTTAAATTTCCAGACGGTCAGGTATCCAGGTCTGGAAGTCACAGCGGCAACCTCAGCATCTCCTGTAAGCATTGCTATTACACGGGACATTGAAGGCCGTAATCCTGGGGATGTTTGAGTGCATAGTAGAGCGATCATTATTACTTTTTTCACTTCGTCTACATCAAATTCAGAGAGATTTGCATCCACCAGCTCAGTTTCGTGCTTGTTCTCATGTAGCTGCCAAGCCTGAAGAGCAGCGTACACAGGAGTCAGTGATATGCGATGAATATGGTTGGAACTAAACAATAAATGTAGGAGCCACAGGAGAACGCGATAAGTCAAACTCTTAAAAGACAATAGAgattattaaaaaatgaaaagtatGAATCCAAAGGAAAAAGTTATATTTCGTTAATCCAAGTGGTATATGTTCAATCTTCCATTCTTTCCATCGAATTAAATGTCAATAACCACTTGCAGCAGCAACCAAGGATAAACAAGTATATTTCGTTGTTCTAATGCTTCGCTACAAGCAAAGAAAGAAAGGACTTTACCCACTCAAGAAGGTAGATCTTGTCTTCTTCCAAGCTCTCGTCAGAGTTTGGTCTACCACTGACAATCTCTAGAGCTACAACTCCAAAGCCAAACACATCAGCCTTCTCTGTCAGATGTCCGCGCATGGCATATTCTGGTGCA
Coding sequences within:
- the LOC124885923 gene encoding probable LRR receptor-like serine/threonine-protein kinase At1g56140, whose translation is MVAASREIDDYLFMKKGSLYLDWPTRFQICLGVAKGLAYLHEESRVRIVHRDVKASNILLDADLNPKISDFGLAKLYDDKQTHINTRVAGTIGYLAPEYAMRGHLTEKADVFGFGVVALEIVSGRPNSDESLEEDKIYLLEWAWQLHENKHETELVDANLSEFDVDEVKKVIMIALLCTQTSPGLRPSMSRVIAMLTGDAEVAAVTSRPGYLTVWKFKDTTSFMIDHSSQMHNSSEGTSTAATTNYSPSGADTPMLTDHWRGYMKSCIFDEARHQINI
- the LOC107877443 gene encoding uncharacterized protein LOC107877443 — its product is MADENSNSSNNTSIMESKPLHPLHQIAETPTHKLLLKQWLKEEELILNRIATKETQIDSVRNEITQLYCIFFLFHSISLMLLFSASSKSGLCHRSWIPSVCSLLCSMGIIWAVRYKTDTESHLEKMLEREKEDGKLLAKCVEELKRKGMEFDLLKEVDALRRAKSLRAEAKVVRKWSARDFLSLFFFSASCLVLALIRTILCG